The following are encoded together in the Candidatus Methylomirabilis oxygeniifera genome:
- a CDS encoding protein of unknown function (Evidence 5 : No homology to any previously reported sequences): MRRKSRPLAGEAEAEADFAVVVVVAVVVAAGPAAIS, translated from the coding sequence ATGAGGCGAAAGAGCAGGCCCCTCGCCGGGGAGGCGGAGGCGGAGGCGGATTTCGCAGTGGTGGTGGTGGTGGCGGTGGTGGTGGCCGCAGGCCCCGCGGCTATTAGTTAG